In the genome of Ancylomarina subtilis, one region contains:
- the tsaA gene encoding tRNA (N6-threonylcarbamoyladenosine(37)-N6)-methyltransferase TrmO, with amino-acid sequence MSIIIEPIGIIHTPFKTKEGMPIQSKGAKGIKGQIKLKDELVPGLTDLDGFSHVILIYNFHKSKGFDLLATPFLDNHQRGIFATRAPQRPNSIGISVVRLLKIENNILDIENVDMLDGTPLLDIKPYIPDFDIHKTEKNGWTENKTDNLNETKSDSRFE; translated from the coding sequence ATGTCGATTATCATAGAACCAATAGGGATAATTCATACGCCTTTTAAGACAAAGGAAGGCATGCCAATTCAATCAAAGGGAGCGAAGGGAATAAAAGGGCAAATCAAGTTAAAAGATGAACTTGTTCCTGGATTGACAGATCTTGATGGATTTTCACATGTAATTTTGATTTATAATTTTCATAAATCGAAAGGGTTCGATTTGCTGGCGACACCTTTTCTTGACAATCATCAACGTGGAATTTTTGCGACAAGAGCACCCCAAAGACCTAATTCGATTGGAATTTCAGTTGTTCGATTATTGAAAATTGAAAATAATATACTTGATATTGAGAATGTTGATATGCTTGATGGTACACCTCTTTTAGATATAAAACCATACATTCCTGATTTTGATATTCACAAAACAGAAAAAAATGGATGGACTGAAAATAAGACCGATAATTTGAACGAAACCAAATCAGATAGTAGATTTGAATAA
- a CDS encoding PliI family lysozyme inhibitor of I-type lysozyme — MIRLKTIVVTTALGLVVLGGCKNTVQKKGKGKFENQTDKEQSANIYGNYVSDGYVNRNEGYDWVAVSIKQAGENKISLSVRSRADKKNPTCTFDAIFFKQNDNLYQTRVDGKEVLLTIQNQSIKLNTKDPADSGVLFFYCSGGASLAGEYTKIDGELDRSQIDKTLFSKFLELQGVAFRISSVQNDSCRMLSIVPLGLELDNSVENIEIDGRVIDAEIEDLNSDGSPEVLIYTCSDGSGSYGDVIAYSVNNKKSMSRIYFEPVAQNTKIKLGYMGHDEFALVERSLVQRFPIYKDGDSNANPTGGMRQIAYELVDGEACRRFVVKQMSEYK, encoded by the coding sequence ATGATAAGATTAAAAACAATTGTTGTGACGACAGCTTTAGGCCTAGTCGTTCTTGGTGGATGTAAAAATACAGTTCAAAAGAAAGGAAAAGGCAAGTTTGAAAATCAGACTGATAAGGAGCAAAGTGCAAATATATACGGGAATTATGTTTCGGATGGTTATGTCAATAGAAATGAAGGTTACGACTGGGTGGCTGTTTCGATAAAGCAAGCCGGAGAAAATAAGATTAGTCTATCAGTTCGTTCACGAGCTGATAAAAAGAATCCGACCTGTACGTTTGATGCTATATTTTTCAAGCAGAACGATAATCTCTACCAAACTCGTGTTGACGGGAAAGAGGTGTTGCTCACGATTCAGAATCAAAGCATAAAGCTGAATACTAAAGATCCCGCGGATAGTGGTGTTTTGTTTTTTTATTGCTCGGGAGGTGCAAGCCTCGCAGGTGAGTATACCAAAATAGATGGAGAGCTGGATCGCAGTCAGATTGATAAAACTTTGTTTTCAAAATTCCTCGAATTGCAAGGTGTTGCATTTAGAATCTCATCGGTACAAAATGATTCGTGCCGGATGCTTAGCATTGTCCCTTTGGGATTGGAACTGGACAATAGTGTTGAAAATATAGAGATTGACGGGCGAGTGATTGATGCTGAAATTGAAGATTTGAATTCAGATGGTTCGCCGGAAGTGTTAATCTATACCTGTTCAGATGGGAGTGGAAGTTATGGTGATGTGATTGCTTATTCGGTGAATAATAAAAAATCGATGAGTCGAATTTATTTTGAACCCGTTGCTCAGAATACGAAAATCAAGCTAGGGTATATGGGGCATGATGAGTTTGCTCTTGTTGAACGTTCATTGGTACAGCGTTTCCCTATATACAAGGATGGCGATTCCAATGCCAATCCGACTGGAGGAATGAGACAAATTGCTTACGAACTTGTAGATGGTGAGGCATGCAGACGGTTTGTTGTGAAGCAGATGAGTGAATATAAATAG
- a CDS encoding MFS transporter, with translation MLWTKNQISIMGIVAVTSFMGTFLISSVNIALPAIEESFHLDAVALSWVVTAFLLSTAMFLLPVGRWGDLKGIRRLFKMGVLIFTLSSLACGLSASGFWLIFFRYIQGMGAALTSTTGPAILVSAFSPKNRGRVLGIAVSAVYLGLAFGPFAGGFLTEFIGWRSIFFVASVLGLFTSLLTFFFLGKDTIFEAQGKRTDLKGTFFYMLGLVLLVYGSSFIPSVSGWLMQGGGILALIIFWLIENKSARPVIETRLYTRNRLFAYSNLAALINYSATFAIIFLLSLYLQKIQRLSPRDAGMVLIAQPIVMALFSPLAGRLSDRIQSRYLASLGMAMCTLGLVAFAFLSDTTPIGFIVAILIWVGLGFAFFSSPNMNTIMSSVGKHQYGLASGSAATMRVIGQIVSMTIATLFFAAMFGNQSILEVPNTLFMTAMKWGFVSFSLISLAGIYFSFNRGKINREAQ, from the coding sequence ATGCTCTGGACCAAAAATCAAATTTCGATAATGGGTATCGTCGCGGTGACCTCATTTATGGGGACTTTTCTGATCTCGTCGGTCAATATTGCCTTGCCTGCTATTGAAGAAAGTTTCCATCTTGATGCTGTGGCATTGAGTTGGGTGGTTACGGCTTTTTTGCTTTCTACGGCTATGTTTTTATTACCTGTTGGTCGTTGGGGCGATCTGAAAGGCATTCGGCGACTATTTAAAATGGGCGTGCTTATTTTCACTCTTTCGTCACTGGCTTGTGGTTTATCCGCTTCGGGATTTTGGCTTATTTTTTTCCGTTACATTCAGGGCATGGGCGCAGCCCTAACCAGTACTACCGGGCCCGCCATTTTGGTCTCGGCTTTTTCGCCCAAAAACCGGGGAAGGGTTTTAGGTATAGCTGTATCTGCAGTTTATCTAGGGCTTGCATTTGGCCCTTTCGCAGGTGGTTTTTTGACAGAATTTATAGGTTGGAGATCCATATTTTTTGTGGCTTCGGTATTGGGTTTATTCACTTCTTTACTAACCTTTTTCTTCCTGGGGAAAGACACAATTTTCGAGGCCCAAGGTAAAAGAACAGACCTAAAAGGGACTTTTTTTTACATGCTGGGGCTGGTCTTACTCGTTTATGGTTCGTCATTTATTCCTTCGGTATCCGGATGGTTGATGCAGGGGGGTGGGATATTGGCTCTTATTATTTTCTGGCTAATTGAAAATAAATCTGCAAGGCCGGTTATCGAAACCCGACTGTATACCCGTAATCGCTTGTTTGCCTATTCAAATTTGGCGGCTCTAATTAACTACAGTGCCACCTTTGCCATTATCTTTTTACTAAGTTTATATCTTCAAAAGATACAACGACTGTCACCCCGGGATGCGGGCATGGTTTTAATTGCTCAGCCTATTGTGATGGCCCTGTTTTCGCCATTGGCTGGCCGTCTTTCCGACCGCATTCAATCCCGTTATCTAGCCAGTCTGGGAATGGCTATGTGCACACTGGGACTGGTTGCTTTTGCATTTCTTTCGGACACTACGCCTATTGGGTTCATTGTTGCCATATTGATATGGGTTGGGCTTGGCTTTGCCTTTTTTTCATCACCCAATATGAATACCATTATGAGCTCTGTGGGAAAACACCAATACGGTTTAGCTTCGGGATCTGCGGCCACCATGCGGGTGATTGGCCAAATTGTAAGCATGACCATTGCCACCTTATTTTTTGCCGCCATGTTTGGCAATCAGTCTATTTTGGAGGTGCCCAACACCCTGTTTATGACTGCGATGAAATGGGGTTTTGTGAGTTTCTCACTGATTAGCCTTGCCGGCATCTACTTCTCCTTCAATCGGGGTAAAATAAATAGAGAGGCGCAATGA
- a CDS encoding nuclear transport factor 2 family protein, which yields MKAFSILLLCVFLSTTSFSQKKSGTVYSDHEAITKTRELWKAFEAGDADAFLSFMSDTVKVFVNGKMVNSSKEQTVNYINYYRDNYDHVMIQDDKPAYPDAIDYKGSGLWVQDWVKLTGTHRETGINLDLPVHHLYSFNKDGKITSLHYYFNNDVFEEIRNSQRTIENGKLYINHPYIVTVRKLMNAFREKDLDKWASFFDPKARFGNSAMKFGKTLDLENQMEMLKKSRFLQPETKFKITQIGYPDCMYYAKNDQYVVYSWWLYTEWDKDKKIEVPYLLDYTFNKEGKIIREFVWYSSNQFNE from the coding sequence ATGAAAGCTTTTAGTATTTTATTGTTGTGTGTGTTTCTAAGCACCACTTCTTTTTCGCAGAAAAAAAGTGGAACCGTGTATTCCGACCATGAGGCCATAACCAAAACCAGAGAACTCTGGAAAGCATTTGAAGCCGGAGATGCCGATGCTTTTTTAAGTTTTATGTCGGATACGGTTAAGGTATTTGTAAATGGTAAAATGGTTAATTCTTCGAAAGAACAAACTGTAAATTATATCAATTATTACCGGGATAATTATGACCATGTTATGATTCAGGATGACAAACCCGCCTATCCCGATGCAATCGATTATAAAGGATCGGGCCTTTGGGTACAGGATTGGGTCAAACTTACAGGCACACATCGTGAAACCGGAATTAATCTTGATTTACCTGTGCATCATTTGTATAGTTTTAACAAGGATGGTAAAATTACTTCGCTTCATTATTATTTTAACAATGATGTGTTCGAAGAAATTCGAAACAGCCAAAGAACAATAGAGAATGGGAAACTCTACATCAATCACCCTTATATTGTAACAGTTCGAAAGTTGATGAATGCTTTCAGGGAAAAGGATCTGGATAAATGGGCGAGTTTTTTCGATCCTAAAGCGCGTTTTGGCAATTCAGCAATGAAATTTGGGAAAACACTTGATTTGGAAAACCAGATGGAAATGCTGAAAAAAAGCAGGTTTCTTCAACCCGAAACGAAATTCAAAATTACACAGATTGGCTACCCCGATTGCATGTATTATGCAAAAAATGATCAGTATGTGGTGTATTCCTGGTGGCTCTACACCGAGTGGGATAAAGATAAAAAAATTGAGGTCCCCTACTTGCTGGATTATACCTTTAATAAAGAAGGTAAAATCATCAGAGAGTTTGTTTGGTACAGCAGCAATCAATTTAATGAATAA
- a CDS encoding DUF493 family protein, with amino-acid sequence MDQEKYQKLREQLIESTQWPSLYMFKFIIPNKDEKLDAVKAMFPKGTKFAFKTSKDIRFISITVKIKMKNADEVIDIYSQANKIEGLLAL; translated from the coding sequence ATGGATCAGGAAAAATATCAGAAATTACGCGAACAACTTATTGAGTCAACCCAATGGCCATCACTATATATGTTTAAATTCATCATTCCCAATAAGGATGAGAAACTTGACGCTGTGAAAGCTATGTTTCCAAAAGGAACAAAGTTTGCTTTTAAAACATCTAAGGATATCCGTTTCATTAGCATTACCGTTAAGATAAAAATGAAAAATGCCGATGAGGTCATCGATATCTATAGTCAAGCCAATAAAATAGAAGGTTTATTAGCTTTATAA
- a CDS encoding energy-coupling factor ABC transporter ATP-binding protein: MAYIELENVSFEYPNQTLALNRVSLTVEKGQRLAVVGENGSGKSSLFLCLCGIHFPQTGRYIFDGDVQKCKRKGRNKLFTKVGYVFQDPEVQLFASTVEKDISFGAINAGMKGQELDACMNEVMAMTQTQELKNKPPHQLSYGQKKRVAIAGVLACKPEVLLLDEPFAWLDAQQKKNTIQILDQLHQQEKTLVISTHDINFVYEWADKLVVMKEGQILATGHPHELLKDEALLEQAGLEMPLVLQLTRKLSLDSTPETMEAFLKI, translated from the coding sequence ATGGCTTATATCGAACTAGAAAATGTCAGTTTTGAATATCCCAATCAAACATTAGCTCTTAATCGGGTTAGTCTGACTGTGGAAAAAGGACAAAGACTTGCAGTTGTAGGAGAGAATGGTTCGGGAAAATCGTCTCTGTTTTTATGTCTGTGTGGGATTCATTTTCCGCAAACCGGACGCTATATTTTCGATGGTGACGTACAAAAGTGCAAACGGAAGGGGAGAAACAAACTGTTTACTAAGGTGGGCTATGTATTTCAGGATCCGGAAGTGCAACTCTTTGCTTCAACTGTTGAAAAGGATATATCATTTGGTGCCATAAATGCAGGCATGAAAGGTCAGGAGCTGGACGCTTGTATGAATGAGGTGATGGCTATGACACAAACGCAGGAGTTAAAGAACAAGCCTCCGCATCAGTTGAGTTACGGGCAAAAAAAGCGGGTTGCCATTGCAGGAGTTTTGGCTTGCAAGCCTGAAGTTTTGCTTTTGGATGAACCTTTTGCCTGGTTGGATGCACAGCAAAAGAAAAATACCATTCAGATTTTAGATCAATTGCATCAACAAGAAAAGACCCTTGTCATTTCGACTCACGATATCAATTTTGTGTACGAATGGGCTGATAAATTGGTGGTGATGAAAGAGGGGCAAATTCTGGCTACAGGTCATCCTCACGAACTTTTAAAGGATGAGGCCTTGCTCGAACAGGCCGGATTGGAAATGCCTTTGGTTTTGCAATTGACAAGGAAATTGAGTTTGGATTCAACACCTGAAACTATGGAGGCATTTTTAAAAATATAA
- a CDS encoding energy-coupling factor transporter transmembrane component T family protein, with protein sequence MFISEKYNLLQAKLTWHPFEKFSFFVAFLLGSLLTHNPVVPFLILGGISAFFFYQGLSLKDLLQIAALPMSFMLVAVFSIVCIISSENFEAIYSIEIGSYYIGFSDLSLAKGIHIMGKAMGAMFAFYFLILTCPIDEIEYLLRKMRLPDLLIELFVLSFRFITILLSFSKQCYLSQKKRMAYLSFGSSIRALGMLVSSVLIKSLIHADFSHQALLNRGYKGEMRFIDKHGSLQAKRFIFPAILMIGLIVLGQLKL encoded by the coding sequence GTGTTTATAAGCGAAAAATACAATCTGCTACAAGCCAAACTCACCTGGCATCCTTTCGAAAAGTTCTCTTTCTTCGTGGCTTTTCTTTTGGGTAGTTTGTTGACGCATAACCCTGTTGTGCCCTTTTTGATTCTGGGAGGTATTTCAGCTTTTTTCTTTTATCAGGGCTTATCATTAAAAGATCTGTTACAGATAGCTGCATTGCCCATGAGTTTTATGTTGGTGGCAGTTTTTAGTATCGTTTGTATCATTAGCAGTGAAAACTTTGAGGCGATTTATTCAATTGAGATTGGCAGCTACTACATAGGCTTTTCCGATTTAAGTTTGGCGAAGGGAATTCACATCATGGGAAAAGCGATGGGGGCTATGTTTGCGTTCTATTTTCTGATACTTACTTGTCCCATTGATGAGATCGAATATTTGCTGAGGAAAATGAGATTGCCTGATTTGTTGATTGAACTTTTTGTCTTGTCTTTTCGTTTTATCACCATTTTACTGTCTTTTTCCAAACAATGTTATTTGTCTCAAAAGAAGCGAATGGCTTATCTTAGTTTTGGCTCATCTATTCGGGCATTGGGCATGTTGGTTTCATCCGTACTAATAAAGTCCCTCATACATGCCGATTTTTCCCATCAGGCCTTGCTCAACAGAGGGTATAAAGGAGAAATGCGCTTTATCGACAAACACGGTTCTTTGCAGGCAAAACGATTCATTTTTCCTGCGATTTTAATGATAGGCTTGATTGTGCTGGGGCAACTAAAATTGTGA
- a CDS encoding energy-coupling factor ABC transporter substrate-binding protein translates to MMTNKTSNLLLICAIILIVVLTLYFLPHADFMGADGLAEDYITQAQPDYKPWFSNIWEPPSGEIESLLFSLQAAIGTGVVAYVIGYYKGKKKALQ, encoded by the coding sequence ATGATGACGAATAAAACGAGCAACCTGCTTTTGATATGCGCTATAATCTTAATTGTGGTGCTAACCCTATATTTTTTACCTCATGCTGACTTTATGGGAGCCGATGGTTTGGCGGAGGATTACATCACACAAGCACAACCGGATTACAAGCCCTGGTTTTCGAATATCTGGGAACCACCAAGTGGCGAAATTGAGAGTCTTTTGTTTTCTTTGCAGGCTGCTATAGGAACAGGAGTTGTTGCCTATGTCATTGGCTACTATAAAGGCAAGAAGAAAGCATTGCAATAA
- a CDS encoding energy-coupling factor ABC transporter permease encodes MKKLLIILAILSPLPAFSMHIMEGFLPAFWSLFWSVVYLPIFILGFRKIKQLLVEKPELKLLLALATAFAFVLSALKLPSVSGSCSHPTGVGLGALLFGPWVMSVIGVLVLLFQVLLLAHGGITTLGANAFSMAFIGPVFTWLIFFLSNKMGLNKKVAVFLAVFVGNMATYVCTSAQLAFAHPDVVNGVTTAFYKFVSIFGLTQIPIAIIEGLLTVVILNLLSDHVPTRFDFLSQYKKRS; translated from the coding sequence ATGAAGAAATTATTAATAATACTAGCGATATTATCGCCTTTACCTGCATTTAGCATGCACATAATGGAGGGCTTTTTACCTGCTTTCTGGTCACTGTTTTGGTCGGTGGTTTACTTGCCCATATTTATTCTGGGTTTTAGAAAGATCAAGCAGCTACTTGTTGAGAAACCGGAGTTGAAATTGCTTTTAGCATTGGCCACAGCTTTTGCCTTTGTATTGTCAGCTCTGAAATTACCATCGGTGAGTGGTTCCTGTTCGCATCCAACAGGCGTGGGTTTAGGGGCTTTACTTTTTGGTCCCTGGGTGATGTCGGTTATTGGTGTTCTGGTGCTTTTATTTCAGGTTTTACTTTTGGCCCATGGTGGGATCACCACTTTGGGAGCCAATGCTTTTTCAATGGCCTTTATCGGACCCGTATTTACCTGGTTGATCTTCTTCCTCAGTAATAAGATGGGTTTGAATAAAAAGGTGGCTGTTTTCCTTGCCGTTTTTGTAGGGAATATGGCAACCTATGTGTGCACATCGGCACAGCTGGCTTTTGCACACCCCGATGTGGTAAATGGTGTGACCACAGCCTTCTATAAGTTTGTGAGCATTTTTGGACTCACACAAATTCCAATTGCAATAATCGAAGGCTTGCTAACCGTCGTGATTTTGAATTTATTGTCCGATCATGTGCCCACGCGTTTCGACTTTTTAAGTCAATACAAGAAGAGAAGTTAA
- the cbiD gene encoding cobalt-precorrin-5B (C(1))-methyltransferase CbiD, with product MKRQILIFGGTTEGRKVANWLSDLKQPFYYSTKTNSHPLISEMAVCLSAGMNEGEMIEFCRSQEIKLIVDAAHPFAADLHCNLHRVASELDIAIVRIEREFVERLDDEHIHYLPSMDACIEEIQKRPIERVLSLVGVKNLPKIKKALPECDIWFRILNFPESIRIANEAKVRVERLIVSSRFENLLEEEDLIKAHGIQAILTKESGYSGLLDKKMELAIKHKIPLFIVQRPDLPEYDKIIKTRSEFQSYLDVVFGIKRLDLAHGYTTGTCAAISAKAALKALIDQKEIGWERVDLPNNREAMMPIHCTEFTPEYGICTVIKNSGDDPDVTDGTEIGCRISFNETGEIRFIKGEGVGLVTKTGLEIPVGEPAVNPTPRKIIEHELNQILNTYQLTKGLDVSIFVPMGARLAKKTFNPRLGIEGGISIIGTTGILKPFSAEAYVQTIKKHVRFAVENGSREVIINSGGRSERYLKQKFPEMPQHGYIQYGNFIGDTLHAINGSGIEKVRMGIMMGKAVKLAEGHLDTHSQKVVFNKDFLIRMAEEANYDASYIDQIREVNMARDLEGIFPFTEMELFYKYLKGKCYEVLEKEIADYKIELILMNIKGEII from the coding sequence ATGAAAAGGCAGATTTTAATATTTGGAGGAACGACAGAAGGACGCAAAGTTGCCAATTGGTTGAGCGACCTGAAGCAGCCATTTTATTATTCGACCAAGACCAATAGCCACCCTCTTATTTCGGAGATGGCTGTGTGTTTGTCAGCTGGTATGAATGAGGGGGAGATGATCGAATTCTGCCGATCGCAGGAGATTAAATTAATTGTCGATGCCGCGCATCCTTTTGCAGCAGACTTGCATTGTAACCTGCATCGTGTTGCGAGTGAATTGGATATTGCCATCGTTCGAATAGAACGTGAATTTGTCGAAAGGTTAGATGATGAACACATTCATTATTTGCCATCGATGGATGCTTGTATCGAAGAGATACAGAAGAGACCTATTGAACGGGTACTTTCTTTGGTTGGGGTTAAAAATCTTCCAAAAATAAAGAAAGCACTACCTGAATGCGACATCTGGTTTCGTATTCTCAACTTTCCGGAATCTATTCGTATAGCAAATGAGGCAAAGGTAAGAGTGGAGCGATTGATCGTTTCGTCTCGTTTTGAAAATCTGTTAGAGGAAGAAGACTTAATAAAAGCGCATGGTATTCAGGCTATCCTAACCAAAGAGAGTGGTTATTCGGGTTTACTTGATAAAAAGATGGAGCTGGCCATAAAGCATAAAATTCCACTGTTCATCGTGCAGCGACCAGATTTGCCGGAATACGATAAAATAATCAAAACCCGATCGGAGTTTCAATCCTATTTGGATGTTGTTTTTGGTATAAAACGACTGGATCTGGCCCATGGTTATACCACAGGTACTTGTGCAGCGATATCGGCGAAAGCAGCACTGAAAGCTTTAATTGATCAGAAAGAAATAGGATGGGAGCGCGTTGATTTGCCTAATAACAGGGAAGCCATGATGCCTATACATTGTACAGAGTTTACCCCCGAATATGGAATTTGTACGGTGATTAAGAATTCGGGTGACGATCCGGATGTGACAGATGGAACAGAGATTGGTTGTCGAATCAGCTTTAATGAGACAGGAGAAATTCGATTTATTAAGGGAGAAGGTGTTGGTCTAGTGACGAAGACGGGTTTGGAAATTCCTGTGGGTGAACCAGCAGTCAATCCAACGCCTCGTAAGATCATTGAACATGAGCTAAATCAGATATTGAACACATATCAATTAACGAAAGGCCTTGATGTTTCAATTTTTGTACCCATGGGAGCCAGACTTGCAAAGAAAACCTTTAATCCACGTTTGGGAATTGAGGGAGGCATTTCAATTATTGGAACTACGGGGATTTTGAAACCGTTCTCTGCAGAAGCTTACGTTCAGACAATTAAAAAGCATGTGCGTTTTGCCGTTGAAAATGGCAGTCGTGAGGTGATTATTAATTCGGGCGGCCGTAGTGAGCGTTATCTGAAGCAGAAATTCCCTGAAATGCCACAGCATGGCTACATTCAATACGGGAATTTTATTGGTGATACCCTACATGCCATAAATGGGAGCGGTATTGAAAAGGTGAGAATGGGAATTATGATGGGCAAGGCCGTAAAGTTAGCCGAAGGTCATTTGGATACGCACAGTCAGAAGGTTGTTTTTAATAAGGATTTTCTGATTCGGATGGCTGAGGAAGCCAATTACGACGCGTCATATATCGATCAGATTAGAGAGGTGAATATGGCTCGGGATCTGGAAGGAATTTTCCCTTTTACTGAAATGGAGCTTTTTTACAAATATCTGAAAGGCAAGTGTTATGAAGTGCTTGAAAAAGAAATTGCAGATTACAAAATAGAATTGATCCTGATGAATATCAAAGGGGAAATAATTTAA
- the cobM gene encoding precorrin-4 C(11)-methyltransferase — translation MDKIAIIINNKQSLEVADTIRKELDQVEIFSVGAYEGTTKIESINGFLEKDFNQYKAFVFVGALGICVRSIAPFIRDKQIDPGIINMDVKGQYVQSVLSGHKGGANHLAKTIANISGGIALITTASDTLNLWALDIIGRKYKWTNEYFNSTENDFIAAFVNGKRTALFLDIKDEGTEQLERTLPDFVEVFYEFSAINPQQFDLIIAVTPKLYETTLPILFFRPKCLHLGTGAQKNINPEEYEEQVLNFLEEKDYSKHSLVAINTVDLKKDEAAYKALSEKYDLAFNCYQAEDLNEIEADLLFSEAAHAATGANNVSEAAALLASGANSLLVEKSKHVDSLGKHFTLALAMDVRQEREAGFVTIVGAGPGDPELVSVKGKKLLQTADLILYAGSLVPRRLTEYAKEGCVVRNSASMTLEEQFDIMHEHYKMGHSVVRLHTGDPCIYGAIQEQMNYFDHHQMSYEIVPGISSFQAAAARLKSQFTIPDRIQTIILTRGEGRTAMPEREKLTELAKFQSTICLFLSATLVDQVQADLLAAYPPETPVAICYKLTWQEEKIWRGKLKDLAKIVKENELTLTTMIVVGEAIDNRKNRSKLYDPTFRHIFREKS, via the coding sequence ATGGACAAAATAGCCATAATCATAAATAATAAGCAATCGCTTGAAGTCGCTGATACAATTCGTAAAGAACTGGATCAGGTTGAGATTTTTTCGGTTGGAGCCTATGAGGGAACAACAAAAATTGAGTCGATAAACGGCTTTCTTGAAAAAGATTTTAATCAATATAAGGCCTTTGTATTTGTAGGCGCACTGGGAATATGTGTCCGTTCTATAGCCCCATTTATTCGGGACAAACAGATTGACCCGGGCATTATTAATATGGATGTGAAGGGACAGTACGTTCAATCCGTTTTGTCCGGGCATAAAGGTGGTGCGAATCATTTGGCTAAAACCATTGCCAATATATCGGGTGGAATAGCACTGATTACCACTGCTAGTGATACGCTTAATTTATGGGCTTTGGATATTATCGGTAGGAAATATAAATGGACCAATGAGTATTTCAACAGTACAGAAAATGATTTTATCGCAGCTTTCGTAAATGGTAAGAGAACGGCTTTGTTTCTCGATATTAAGGATGAGGGAACCGAACAGTTGGAAAGAACGCTTCCTGATTTTGTTGAGGTCTTTTATGAGTTTTCAGCAATCAATCCTCAGCAATTTGATTTAATTATTGCGGTGACCCCAAAGCTGTACGAGACCACTCTGCCAATCTTATTTTTTCGCCCCAAATGTTTGCATTTGGGAACAGGTGCACAAAAAAATATCAATCCTGAAGAATACGAAGAGCAAGTTTTAAATTTCCTTGAAGAAAAGGATTACTCAAAGCATTCATTGGTGGCTATCAATACGGTTGATCTGAAAAAGGATGAAGCGGCTTATAAAGCTCTGAGTGAAAAATACGATTTGGCATTCAATTGTTATCAAGCTGAAGATCTGAATGAGATAGAGGCAGATTTATTGTTTTCAGAAGCAGCACATGCGGCAACCGGGGCAAATAATGTGAGTGAGGCAGCAGCCCTATTGGCATCGGGAGCAAATAGTCTCTTGGTTGAGAAATCGAAACATGTGGATTCTTTGGGTAAGCACTTCACTCTAGCCTTGGCAATGGATGTTCGTCAGGAAAGGGAAGCGGGTTTTGTAACGATTGTTGGGGCTGGTCCTGGCGATCCGGAATTGGTGTCGGTGAAAGGAAAGAAGCTTTTGCAGACTGCTGACTTGATTCTTTATGCCGGCAGCTTGGTTCCTCGTCGTTTGACAGAGTATGCTAAAGAAGGTTGTGTGGTTCGAAATTCAGCTTCGATGACGCTTGAAGAGCAATTCGATATCATGCATGAACATTATAAAATGGGGCATTCGGTTGTTCGTTTGCATACGGGCGATCCTTGTATTTATGGCGCCATTCAGGAACAGATGAATTATTTTGATCATCATCAGATGTCTTATGAAATTGTTCCGGGCATTTCTTCATTTCAGGCAGCAGCAGCTCGTTTGAAATCACAATTTACCATTCCTGATCGTATACAGACTATTATTCTAACTCGTGGGGAAGGGCGCACGGCTATGCCGGAGAGAGAGAAATTGACCGAACTGGCAAAGTTTCAGTCGACCATTTGTCTGTTCTTAAGCGCGACTTTGGTGGATCAGGTACAAGCTGATTTGCTGGCAGCCTATCCACCGGAAACCCCGGTTGCGATTTGTTACAAACTAACCTGGCAGGAAGAAAAAATTTGGAGAGGGAAATTGAAAGACTTAGCCAAAATTGTAAAAGAAAATGAATTGACTTTAACCACCATGATTGTTGTGGGAGAGGCCATTGACAATAGAAAGAACCGTTCGAAACTCTACGATCCGACGTTCAGACATATTTTTAGAGAGAAGAGCTAA